Proteins encoded together in one Coffea arabica cultivar ET-39 chromosome 2c, Coffea Arabica ET-39 HiFi, whole genome shotgun sequence window:
- the LOC113725954 gene encoding caffeoylshikimate esterase-like: MGEDHHEALKTELYYWGTTPEDEYFDLHGIKSTKSFYTSPRGVTLFTKSWLPPNNQPRGVIFMVHGYGNDISWTFQATTIFLAQNGYACFAVDLEGHGKSEGLKAYVPNVDLVVDDCLSFFNFILSQNPTFQNLPKFLYGESMGGAICLLIHFKIPTLFNGAILIAPMCKISEKVRPRWPIPEILTIVARFAPTLPIVPTADLIEKSVKVPEKKITAVSNPSRYNGKPRLGTVLELLRVTAYINSRLSDVNLPFLVLHGSADVVTDPQVSMELYELANSKDRTIKIYDGMLHSLLYGEPDENIEIVRGDILKWLNDRS, translated from the coding sequence ATGGGAGAAGATCACCACGAAGCCCTCAAAACAGAACTCTATTACTGGGGAACCACTCCGGAGGACGAGTACTTCGACCTCCATGGcatcaaatcaaccaaatcTTTTTACACTTCGCCCAGAGGCGTCACCCTCTTCACCAAATCATGGCTACCTCCTAACAACCAGCCACGTGGCGTCATCTTTATGGTCCATGGCTATGGTAATGATATCAGCTGGACTTTTCAGGCAACCACAATCTTCCTTGCCCAAAATGGTTATGCCTGTTTCGCCGTAGACCTTGAAGGCCATGGCAAATCTGAAGGCCTCAAGGCCTATGTCCCAAATGTTGACCTTGTTGTCGATGATTGCCTCTCATTCTTCAACTTCATATTGTCCCAAAATCCCACCTTTCAAAACCTCCCCAAATTCTTGTATGGTGAGTCAATGGGCGGAGCAATTTGTTTGTTGATTCATTTCAAGATCCCAACTTTGTTCAATGGTGCAATCTTGATCGCACCCATGTGCAAGATTTCTGAAAAAGTTAGGCCTAGATGGCCTATTCCCGAAATCTTGACAATTGTGGCAAGATTTGCACCAACTTTACCTATTGTGCCGACAGCTGATTTAATAGAGAAGTCTGTTAAAGTCCCAGAAAAGAAAATTACTGCAGTATCAAATCCATCAAGATACAATGGGAAACCAAGATTAGGGACTGTTCTTGAGCTTTTGAGGGTTACAGCTTACATTAATAGTAGATTATCTGATGttaatcttccatttcttgtgtTGCATGGCAGTGCTGATGTTGTTACTGATCCACAAGTGAGTATGGAATTGTATGAATTGGCTAACAGCAAGGACAGGACTATCAAGATCTATGACGGGATGCTGCATTCCTTGTTGTATGGGGAACCTGATGAGAATATTGAAATTGTAAGAGGAGATATCTTAAAATGGTTGAACGATAGATCATAG